The DNA region TAAAATGAAAGCTCATAAGTGTCTACAAGAAAATGTATGAAAGAATTAAGCTTTAGGTTGTTTTGATTTATCTTTAAGCTTTGCACATTGATCTTGTTGTTGCTAGACATTTGGAAGATGGTATCTATACCATCTAATTGATTTTCAATAGTTTTGGTTGTTGTAGAAGTGAATGTAGCCATTGGAGATGAAATACCATGTTATTAACTGCACCTGCAACAACGAGTATTGATACCTACtaaaagggtatcgatattttttgtaattaatgcaGATCTCAGTGACCGTTGGAGCATGAATATCGATACCTTAGGAAATATATTGATACCTtaaaaaaagtatcgataccggATCAATACCTACCAGGGTTTGAAAGAAACAGAAtatcaatttggtatcgattatcAGAGGAGTATCAATATCTtgtaaaatatcgatacttagaAAAACAAATATCAATATTTAAGGTTAAAAAAAAAGCTAATTAGAATTTGGGGTCAAAAACAAGGTTTGGATGAGTTTTTCGATCGGTTCTTGATTTTCCGTCACTAGAGTTCTTGGTGAAGAATAAAATAGAGAaatatgtttgtaatttaaaaataaaaaaagcttaaggaaacaatattttaagtgttttattttttagttaaaatggtTACGTGTCACAAAAATGATTGGCTAAGAGTTTTTTTAACGACTGGAGTAATTTGAGTAATAAAGTATAGTTTAAATACCATTTAAGTATCTGAGTacaatttaagtaccaaatttgAACAAAAAACATTTAGGTgtcaaattgaaaaaataatatagtttaaataccacttgtgacaaaaaaaaattaaatgtcaatttgaaaaaaaaaataatgatataatttaagtattattttgtaatttaagcttataaaagtatatatatttcgaaaaatatttattttttattatttttataaaaatattttaaacaatagTTTAGctaaaaaaagtatattttaaaaataaattttaaaaaatattgagtcaataaataaacttttataacaatttttttaaaaaaaaatttaacaaaaaaatgtttttttcgTCCCATGAAGATCCTTTCTTGTGAGATAAGAACACatgtttttatttagtttgttAACGGTGGAGTGAGGAAAATTTTTTTGGGAGGgtcagaattaaattataaatttttacaatagtaaaatgtaatttcatcatttcaataaattatatctttataatttttaaagaattaaattaaatttttattatttttaagaaaattaaaatataattttatcattactaatttaaaattttataaataaaaaataaaaaaaattccattgtAAGGTTGCAATAATAGCTTTTTCATAGCAGTTATAGTTGATTTAGACACATATCTAAATGCCTTTGAGAGCAGGTTTCTTTTTACTGATTGATTTAGACACATATCTAAATGCCTTTGAGAGCAGGtttctttttaatatataatttttaaacctAAACTTTAATGCTTGATTGTTGGAAGGATGGGgttattgattttaattatttaaaactttTGTGCCAAGTTAAAAGCGCATTAGAGTGATAGATTTGTCAGATTCAAcgaataattttagaaattttgaagtttcagtttgaaaattttcaacatatggATTTGATTTTTCTCAAACAACCTTTATGCTATTAGTTATGTTTAGGGATCTTTATCAGTAATTTCTTAAGCCAGCAAGAAACGTTCATTATCTAGCTCGTAATATCATTTCAAAGttattcactaaaatttattaaaaactatCTATAAGTATTGAACTAAGTTCAAATTTTGGTGATGATATTGATACAAAAAAATTGTCATGAATtataaaacaaacataaacatattttaataataaataatttattacaaaCTGAGAAAAGTTTACAATCATCGACCTCCTGAAAGATGAGATGCTGCAACGGTAGATGATTGGGATGTTCCATTGTAAGTGGAAGTTGTATACATCATGGAGAAACCATCGAAGCCCTCACCATGGGCAAATGCTAAGCCACTGGAAGAGAGACTGAGTGATGATAGTTCCGGAAAAGGCATATCTCCTTCTAAAATCTGAACAACATGGCGCATGGTTGGCCTTGCTTCAGGCTGCGAGTGGGAGCATATCAACCCAAGTTTTAAGACCAGCTCAACTTCCTCAGCTGCATAATCTGAACCCAAATATGGATCCTTTGCCTCAAGAATATCACCTTTGCACCAACAAGAATACACCCAGTCCACCAAGATGACATTGTCTGTTGGAGACTGTAAAATTGGCCTTCTTCCACAAGCAACTTCAAGCACAAATGCCCCAAAAGCAAACACATCTGTGCAAGGTGTAGCTCTCCCGGTTCGAGTATGCTCAGGAGCCAAATAACCAAGTGTGCCCATAATGTGAGTTGTTTGTGGTTCAGTTCCATGATCATATAATCTAGCAAGCCCAAAATCTCCCAGTCTTCCATTTAGTTCACCATCAAGCAAAACATTGCTAGCCTTAACATCCCTGTGAATCACAACTTGCTCCCATTCTTCATGTAAATAAAACAATCCTGATGCTACGCCTTTGATGACTCTGAATCTTTGTCTCCAATTAAGGGTGAGCTTTGGCTGGCCATACAAGTACTTATCGAGACTTCCATTTGGCATGTAGTCATAGACCAAAAGTAGCTCATCCTTACGCCGGCAATATCCCAAGAGTTGAACCAAATTCCGGTGACGGAGACGACCGATACTCACAATTTCTGCTATGAATTCCTTCATCCCTTGTCTCGATTCATGTGAAACTCTTTTCACGGCAACCTCAAGTTTACTGGTTGGAAGAACTCCTCTATAGACTTTTCCAAAGCCACCAGAACCCAATAGCTCCTTGTCTTTGAATCCTTTTGTAGCAACATACAGATCTTTAAACTTGAATCTATGAGGCCCATACTCAAGCTCCCAATCTTCAACAACTTCAGCAAATTTCCTCTTCCTCCTCATGAAATAAACTACACCTGAAACTGCTGCCAAAATCACACTCACTGAAATCAAAGGCAACCCGATTGTCAAAAGCCTTGATATTTTCTTCGGTCCTACAGGAGGAAGCTTTGGAAGCTGAGACAGGGTAAGCTCTCGCGCCTGACCATTCATCTTAAAGCTCCAACCCAAGACATAATGAGATGTGAGAACAGAGCCAGTTGAGGATGAAAAACCAACATACATCCCATTGTTAACTATTGAAGAAAGATCAAGAGGCAAAGATAAAAGTGGAGTCTTGGGTTTAGAAAGTCTAAATGGAGCTAAAGTAACATCCATTCGCTTCTCTAGACCATGATATTCAACCCAAACTTGTATCCTTTGCCCAATCAGGCTAAGGTTTCTAAACTGACGGCTTCCATCCTCGTGATATCCTGCTGGAATAGATAAATTAGA from Gossypium hirsutum isolate 1008001.06 chromosome A04, Gossypium_hirsutum_v2.1, whole genome shotgun sequence includes:
- the LOC107948884 gene encoding L-type lectin-domain containing receptor kinase IV.1: MAMCFTFRLAILLTLLVSLAARDDFGFIYNGFRSANLSLDGIAVLTSNGLLKLTNEAERQQGHAFYPHLVNFNNSTSRSVSSFSTIFVFAIIPQYPTVSAHGMAFVVSPTRGLPGADPGQYLGLFNKSNNGDGRNHVVAVEFDTLLSPQFDDINDNHVGIDINGLKSNLSIPAGYHEDGSRQFRNLSLIGQRIQVWVEYHGLEKRMDVTLAPFRLSKPKTPLLSLPLDLSSIVNNGMYVGFSSSTGSVLTSHYVLGWSFKMNGQARELTLSQLPKLPPVGPKKISRLLTIGLPLISVSVILAAVSGVVYFMRRKRKFAEVVEDWELEYGPHRFKFKDLYVATKGFKDKELLGSGGFGKVYRGVLPTSKLEVAVKRVSHESRQGMKEFIAEIVSIGRLRHRNLVQLLGYCRRKDELLLVYDYMPNGSLDKYLYGQPKLTLNWRQRFRVIKGVASGLFYLHEEWEQVVIHRDVKASNVLLDGELNGRLGDFGLARLYDHGTEPQTTHIMGTLGYLAPEHTRTGRATPCTDVFAFGAFVLEVACGRRPILQSPTDNVILVDWVYSCWCKGDILEAKDPYLGSDYAAEEVELVLKLGLICSHSQPEARPTMRHVVQILEGDMPFPELSSLSLSSSGLAFAHGEGFDGFSMMYTTSTYNGTSQSSTVAASHLSGGR